The Candidatus Syntrophosphaera sp. DNA segment ATGGTGATAGTCACCACCCTCAACGACCATACATTCCAGTGGAACAATGCCGATGCCACCCCACCCGAGACAAAGGCACTGCCGGAGTACTTCGTCTTTGACGAGAAACAGGATTATGTGCCTGTGTATTTGAGCATCCCGGACAGCCTGATGACCGGCCTGAAGGAAATTGGCCTGTACCTGGACGGAGTGTGCAAGGGCGCAGTCGTGATCGAAGACAACATCGAGCAGATCAGCGCTTATCTCGGCATTGATGAAAAATTGACCGACGGCGTGGTGGAATTCGTCTTCTATTACAACGACGGCAAGAGCCAGCAGCAGGATAAGAAAACAGTCCGCATGGATCCCGGCCGGCTTTGCGCGCGGTACGTAAACGGCAACGGGAGATATCCTTATTTCTCTATCAATATCACAACCCGGGATATGGATAATGTGGTACCTCCCGAACTCGCTCTGGGGCAGAACTATCCCAATCCCTTCAATCCGAGCACGACGATCTCCTACCAGTTGCCGGCATCAGGACAGGTGCGCCTGGATATCTACAACGTCAGGGGTCAATTGGTCAGAACTCTGGTCGACGCGGAACAGAATGCCGGATCCCACAGCGTTGTCTGGAACGGCACTGACAAAGCAGGACAGAACGTCGCCAGCGGCATCTATTTCTACCGTTTGAGCAGTCCAGGCAAAACCTTGGGCAAGAGAATGCTCCTGATGAAATAACCTGTAATGGGGGAGGGCGCGAGCCCTCCCCGCTATAAAAGAGGTATATAATGCGCTTGAATGCAATTCTGATCCTGGCCCTGCTGCTGCCAGGCCTGGGGTTTTCCCTGACCCATACCGTGAAGCTGGACGGCAGCGGGGATTTTACCAACATCCAGGCCGCGTTGGATGCCTCAGCCCAGGGAGATTCGGTTCTAGCCTATCCGGGGAGGTATTACGAAAATTTGATAATACCAACGGATCATATCAGCCTGATCAGTCTGGAAGCCATAACAAACGAACAGGCCTATATAGACTCCACCATTATCGATGGGAACAGGATATCCACCGTCATATTAGTCGGTTTGAACCGGCAGAATATCCGTATAAGGGGATTGTCGATTGTTAACTCTAAAGGTAATGGCATTGGAATAGGGCAGTCATCGGTTGACGTAACTAATTGTAAAATTACAGATTGCCTAGCTTCAAATGGAGCAGGGATATATATAGGCGGATCTACAGTAACATTGTCAGGAGTGGAAATATTCGGCAATTATGCAGTAAATATGGGAGGGGGAATTTACGCTTCCGCGCCCACAGGCTATGTGAATAACATCACCTTCGATCCAGTGAACCGCTGTTCGATCTACAACAACCGCTCTGGCGCGGGACAGGATATCTATATGCAACACGCAATAAGCGACCTGAATGTTTATCTGGACACCTTTTCAGTGGCGGTTCCCACCACCTATTACGCAATCTACATTCCTGAAGGTCTGCAGGATCATCAGATGCACTTCGACATCCTGAACGCGCACCACCAGGAAATAGACAGCGACCTCTACGTGTCCCCCGATGGTGATGACGCCAATGACGGCCTGAGCCCCGCCACGGCGCTGAAAACCATCCATGAAGGCATCTACCGGATCGCCGCGGACAGCCTCAGCCAGAATACGGTGCATCTCCTGCCGGGCACCTATTCCCGGACCGCCAACTCACAGGTTTTTCCCATAGCGCTGAAAAGCTGGGTGATCGTGCAGGGCAGCGGAATAGACAATACTGATGTGGTAGGAGAACTGCACCCACTGATCACTGTAGGGACGAATCCACACAATGATGTGTTTATGTCTAACTACCAGAACGTAGTATCATTGTCCAATATGGCCATTTCAACTCTCAATTCTAGTAACGACACCGCAGTGTTTGGTAATAGCTTTGGGAGCTTGAATTTGTCTCAAATTTATGTTTCCAATGTGAACCCAGTTGATCTATCTGCAATATGGCTATATTTGAGCAGTGATTATGATAGCGTGTGGGATAACGTCATAATCGAGAACATCGTTACACCTGATATGGGTCTGGTATATATTGGTGGCAGTATGTCTGGAAGGATCTCCAACTGTAAGTTCAGAAACGCGGTTTCTACATATACCTCTGCTTCGGTCTGGGCTGATCCGTTGGTGTCTTTCACAGGAGATAGGAATCTTAC contains these protein-coding regions:
- a CDS encoding T9SS type A sorting domain-containing protein; the protein is MENWLGYFRADSTWPHEVFASIWDDITMIRTKSWCLVRSDQDGDYWGLHGKVTTLNDGDMVIVTTLNDHTFQWNNADATPPETKALPEYFVFDEKQDYVPVYLSIPDSLMTGLKEIGLYLDGVCKGAVVIEDNIEQISAYLGIDEKLTDGVVEFVFYYNDGKSQQQDKKTVRMDPGRLCARYVNGNGRYPYFSINITTRDMDNVVPPELALGQNYPNPFNPSTTISYQLPASGQVRLDIYNVRGQLVRTLVDAEQNAGSHSVVWNGTDKAGQNVASGIYFYRLSSPGKTLGKRMLLMK
- a CDS encoding T9SS type A sorting domain-containing protein, producing MRLNAILILALLLPGLGFSLTHTVKLDGSGDFTNIQAALDASAQGDSVLAYPGRYYENLIIPTDHISLISLEAITNEQAYIDSTIIDGNRISTVILVGLNRQNIRIRGLSIVNSKGNGIGIGQSSVDVTNCKITDCLASNGAGIYIGGSTVTLSGVEIFGNYAVNMGGGIYASAPTGYVNNITFDPVNRCSIYNNRSGAGQDIYMQHAISDLNVYLDTFSVAVPTTYYAIYIPEGLQDHQMHFDILNAHHQEIDSDLYVSPDGDDANDGLSPATALKTIHEGIYRIAADSLSQNTVHLLPGTYSRTANSQVFPIALKSWVIVQGSGIDNTDVVGELHPLITVGTNPHNDVFMSNYQNVVSLSNMAISTLNSSNDTAVFGNSFGSLNLSQIYVSNVNPVDLSAIWLYLSSDYDSVWDNVIIENIVTPDMGLVYIGGSMSGRISNCKFRNAVSTYTSASVWADPLVSFTGDRNLTFEKCEFSNLTMYDDNSYAIGLGGVQYPQQQNNFRFMNCLFSNNSSQGGVMLVGSSNNPNINFTNCTFAGNESDTYTLMVNGNVNITNCIFDNDTPYQIKVNPYTNILGPTTLNIDYSCIKDGISGIQQASGNTVNFLPTSISSDPLFAEGPDIHDPLYYSLSELSPCIDTGTPDSTGLDLPPYDLAGNWRIWNGRIDMGCFEFGSEPWVDNDDPVIPVQEQVHLLQNYPNPFNPSTTISYSLPRASEIRLSVYNLKGQLVRTLVDGLKPSGAHQIVWDGEDRLGNSVSSGVYFIRLQSEGKVLTHKALMLK